A DNA window from uncultured Methanoregula sp. contains the following coding sequences:
- a CDS encoding bifunctional precorrin-2 dehydrogenase/sirohydrochlorin ferrochelatase encodes MIPLFVDCSGRRVIIFGGGEVAARKCAYFTAADVTVLSRSFSPAVLALPVRREELDLGSASDGSLRKILAGAFLVIAALSDPEQNNRIGRLCAEAHILFNNADGNAGSVMLPAVARGKNYTIAISTGGASPAISRFIREKIERDYPALDAMIELQQRLREELKETVPDQEKRSAILKEVLDSPSVWEALDENPAATWKEIVARYVHG; translated from the coding sequence ATGATCCCTCTCTTCGTGGATTGTTCGGGCCGGCGTGTCATCATATTCGGGGGAGGGGAAGTTGCCGCACGGAAGTGCGCTTATTTTACAGCAGCGGACGTGACGGTGCTGAGCCGCTCTTTTTCTCCTGCCGTTCTCGCACTTCCGGTCCGGCGCGAAGAACTGGATCTTGGGTCGGCATCCGACGGGTCGCTCAGGAAAATACTGGCCGGTGCATTCCTCGTGATTGCGGCGCTCTCCGATCCGGAACAGAACAACCGGATCGGCAGGCTCTGCGCTGAGGCACATATCCTCTTCAACAATGCTGACGGGAATGCCGGCTCTGTCATGCTCCCTGCCGTTGCCCGGGGCAAGAATTACACGATCGCGATCAGCACCGGGGGAGCGAGCCCGGCGATCTCCCGCTTTATCCGGGAGAAGATCGAACGCGATTACCCGGCGCTCGATGCAATGATCGAACTGCAGCAGCGCCTCCGCGAAGAACTCAAGGAGACCGTTCCCGACCAGGAGAAGCGATCCGCGATCTTAAAAGAAGTGCTGGACAGCCCGTCGGTCTGGGAAGCGCTAGACGAAAATCCTGCCGCAACCTGGAAAGAGATCGTTGCGAGGTATGTCCATGGATGA
- the hemA gene encoding glutamyl-tRNA reductase encodes MSMDEQGQVPLAIAGVSHHTANVTALEAFRFSGEPEFLEAAKDRFPGVILLQTCNRVEVFVEGTAEDLRTFLADLGREGFFVHEGTGALRHLFTLASGIDSMIVGEDQIIGQLKKSLSDAQEAGTAGDFLELCINKAIHVGIEVRRRTSINRGAVSVGSAAVLLAEAEIGSLEGKHILVVGSGEMGLLVAQALAAKKLTAMYVANRTYGRAEILADKIGGKAVRMSELYHYITLSDVVISCTSAPHPVIHRQELSRAMRDRCWPVEGHPRPLIVIDIAQPRDVEPGAETVDGVRLFTIDNLRSVNEQTMSTRRAEADRAHAFVGEELQLFLRHLNRKNADESLAALHTWAESVRSRERDRALARLGTEDPRIVGIVDDLTRVLAKKLLTDATFSIRSSAEEGDLAGAQALLRAITQGERIQKDLTRPD; translated from the coding sequence ATGTCCATGGATGAACAAGGGCAGGTCCCGCTCGCAATCGCCGGGGTCAGCCATCACACGGCAAATGTCACGGCCCTGGAAGCCTTCCGGTTCTCCGGCGAACCGGAATTCCTCGAAGCAGCAAAGGATCGCTTTCCCGGTGTCATCCTTCTCCAGACCTGCAACCGGGTGGAGGTTTTTGTCGAAGGCACTGCTGAGGATCTTCGCACCTTCCTTGCAGATCTGGGCCGGGAAGGATTCTTTGTCCACGAAGGCACCGGGGCTTTGCGCCACCTCTTCACGCTCGCTTCCGGCATCGATTCGATGATTGTCGGGGAAGACCAGATCATCGGGCAGCTCAAAAAATCTCTCTCGGATGCCCAGGAAGCCGGGACTGCGGGCGACTTCCTCGAGCTCTGCATCAACAAGGCGATCCATGTCGGGATCGAAGTCCGGAGGAGGACTTCCATCAACCGGGGAGCGGTCTCGGTGGGATCGGCTGCAGTCCTGCTGGCCGAGGCCGAGATAGGCAGCCTCGAAGGCAAACATATTCTTGTTGTCGGGAGCGGCGAGATGGGCCTGCTCGTGGCCCAGGCGCTTGCCGCCAAGAAACTGACTGCCATGTACGTGGCGAACCGGACCTATGGCCGGGCGGAGATCCTTGCCGACAAGATCGGGGGAAAAGCGGTCCGGATGTCCGAGCTCTACCACTACATCACCCTCTCCGATGTCGTGATCTCCTGCACCTCCGCCCCCCACCCGGTCATCCACCGGCAGGAGCTCTCACGGGCCATGCGGGACCGGTGCTGGCCTGTTGAAGGACACCCCCGCCCGCTCATCGTCATCGATATCGCCCAGCCCCGGGATGTCGAGCCGGGGGCCGAGACGGTTGACGGGGTCCGGCTCTTCACCATCGACAACCTCCGCTCGGTCAACGAGCAGACCATGAGCACCCGGAGGGCCGAGGCAGACCGGGCCCATGCATTTGTCGGCGAAGAACTCCAGCTCTTCCTCCGCCACCTGAACCGGAAGAATGCCGACGAGTCGCTGGCCGCCCTGCACACCTGGGCAGAGTCGGTCCGCTCCCGCGAGCGGGACCGGGCCCTTGCCCGGCTCGGCACCGAAGATCCGCGGATTGTCGGGATTGTCGATGACCTGACCCGGGTGCTTGCAAAGAAACTCCTGACCGATGCAACGTTCTCCATCCGCTCCAGCGCCGAGGAGGGCGACCTGGCGGGAGCGCAGGCGCTCCTCCGGGCAATCACCCAGGGCGAACGGATCCAGAAGGATCTTACCCGGCCCGATTGA
- a CDS encoding DUF2769 domain-containing protein codes for MPDQNPTNQKNRDGCICGPCPSYSECMRGNEDFKFCVRGKTPDCMFDLKGCSCPQCTVRPADSPVTSYFCAGGRSRLTR; via the coding sequence ATGCCTGACCAGAATCCTACGAACCAGAAGAACAGGGACGGGTGTATCTGCGGGCCATGCCCCAGTTACAGCGAATGCATGCGGGGAAATGAGGATTTCAAGTTCTGCGTGAGGGGAAAAACGCCGGACTGCATGTTTGACCTGAAAGGCTGTTCGTGCCCGCAGTGTACGGTCCGGCCTGCCGACAGCCCCGTGACCTCGTATTTCTGTGCAGGCGGCCGATCCCGCCTGACCCGGTAA